The DNA sequence TTGGATTAGTGATTAATAAATTTTATTGTTTTTTTAGATACATCAGTTCTTTTTTTTCCGTCTGTTTTCATTTTAATATTCCAGTTATTGATAATAAAAAAGCACAACTGAAAAGTTGTGCTTTTAATATTTTAAAATTCAGATTTTACAATCCGAACATTCTTGCAAATAAATCAGGGAAAATTCCAAGGATGATAATCAGAGCGATAACTACTACTGCAATGATATTGTAAGTCAATGTTACTTTTTCTGATGATTTGAATGTAGATTCTTTAAAGAAGAACATTGCGATGATCAGTCTTAAATAGTAAGCGATTGATAGGGCAGACCCTAATACTGCTACCAATACTAAGAAAGCTGCACCGTTCATAGCCTGGGAAAATAAAGCAAATTTCCCCATGAAACCAGCTGTTAGCGGAACCCCTGCCATTGAAAGCATAGAGATTGCTGCTGCTGTTGCTAATAAAGGTTCAGTTTTCGCCAATCCTTTGAATGCTCCGAAAGAGGTTTCTCTCTTTAACTTCTCTACCCAGATCAGACACATGAAAACTCCTACTGTAGATAAAGAATAAGCAAATAAATAAAAGGCAAGGTTATAAGTTGAAAGGCTTGTCATTCCGAAGAATACCAATCCGATATATCCTGCGTGAGATACTGAAGAGTATGCCAGCATTCTTTTTGCATTTGTCTGAGCAAGACCCATAACGTTTGCCAAAAGTAAAGTAATGATTAAGAATACACCTAGAACGTTGATCCATTCGTGAGTAACTCCGGTGAAACCAAGAGTCATCAATCTGAATAGCGCAAAGAATCCGGAGATCTTTACCACACTCGCCATGAAAGCTGTAATCAGTGAAGGAGAACCTGCATATACATCAGGACTCCACATATGGAAAGGTGCTAAAGCTACTTTGAATGCCAATGCACAAAGAATCAGTAATACTCCTAAGATGAACATTACATTCCCTGAATTAGCTACTCCAAAATCATGAATCTTGTAAAGATCAAAACTTCCTGCACTTCCGTAGATGAATGCAATCCCGAACAGTAAGAAACCTGTTGCAAAGGCACCCATCAGAAAATATTTAATAGAAGCTTCGTTGGATCTAAGATCAGTTTTATTAGCTCCAGCCATTACATATAATGGAATAGAAAGAATCTCAACTCCCAGGAACATCGTCACTAAGTTCTGATATCCGAAAAGGATGATTCCTCCACATAATGCAAATAGCATCAATGCATATAATTCTGACTGGTGGCTTCTGTGGTTGCTGAATGCAAAACCTCCCAGGAAGAATAATAATAATGTTGTTACGATAGATATTTTAGTGAATAATGCAGTATTGCCACTGTACTCATACATATGCTTGTAATGATCGAAGAACGAACATTCCGGCATAAAACTTACGTACAATGCGATGATTAATCCCAAAATCCCAATGTATCTTGCGAATTTTCCTTGTTCAAAAACTCCTGAAAATAACGCAATAACTGCCGTTAGGAAAACAATAATTAAAACACTCATAATATAGATTTGAGATGCGAGATTTGAAGTTTAAAGTTCAAGATTCAAGGTTTAGAGTTCAAGGTTCAAAAGTTCCTGTCTCTTATCTCTTCGTCTTTATCTTTATTCTCTCTAATCTCTTAATTTTTTAATTTTTAAATCTTTTAATTTTTTAGTTAGCCATCGCCATGTA is a window from the Chryseobacterium indologenes genome containing:
- a CDS encoding NADH-quinone oxidoreductase subunit N — translated: MSVLIIVFLTAVIALFSGVFEQGKFARYIGILGLIIALYVSFMPECSFFDHYKHMYEYSGNTALFTKISIVTTLLLFFLGGFAFSNHRSHQSELYALMLFALCGGIILFGYQNLVTMFLGVEILSIPLYVMAGANKTDLRSNEASIKYFLMGAFATGFLLFGIAFIYGSAGSFDLYKIHDFGVANSGNVMFILGVLLILCALAFKVALAPFHMWSPDVYAGSPSLITAFMASVVKISGFFALFRLMTLGFTGVTHEWINVLGVFLIITLLLANVMGLAQTNAKRMLAYSSVSHAGYIGLVFFGMTSLSTYNLAFYLFAYSLSTVGVFMCLIWVEKLKRETSFGAFKGLAKTEPLLATAAAISMLSMAGVPLTAGFMGKFALFSQAMNGAAFLVLVAVLGSALSIAYYLRLIIAMFFFKESTFKSSEKVTLTYNIIAVVVIALIIILGIFPDLFARMFGL